One Vibrio neonatus genomic window carries:
- the pgm gene encoding phosphoglucomutase (alpha-D-glucose-1,6-bisphosphate-dependent) — protein sequence MAMHPRAGQKAQQEDLHNIPQLVANYYLLQPEAGNAAQKVAFGTSGHRGSADKVTFNENHILAIAQAVVEVRASHGVTGPLFVGKDTHALSEPAFSTVVDVLVANGVQVICQEHEGYTPTPGISHAILTHNLVNDAKADGIVITPSHNPPQDGGIKYNPVHGGPAEGELTKAIEDRANEIIAAGLVDVKRVGIADAKASELFVEKDLVAPYVADLVNVVDMQAIQKANLKIGVDPLGGSGIDYWRQIQKAYNLDLTLVSEAIDPSFQFMSLDKDGVVRMDCSSPYAMAGLLALKDDYDLAFGNDPDYDRHGIVTPAGLMNPNHFLAVCIDYLYRHREGWGAEVAVGKTLVSSAIIDRVVADLGRELCEVPVGFKWFVDGLYEGKFGFGGEESAGASFLRKDGTPWATDKDGIILCLLAAEITAVTGKNPQQYYNELAAKHGESSYNRIQAVANGPQKDVLTKLSAEMVSADTLAGDAITARLTHAPGNGAAIGGLKVTTANGWFAARPSGTEEIYKIYCESFKGAEHLKLIETEAQEIVNQVFKAAGL from the coding sequence ATGGCTATGCATCCTCGCGCTGGGCAAAAGGCTCAGCAAGAAGATCTACACAACATCCCTCAGTTGGTGGCTAACTACTATTTGTTGCAACCTGAAGCTGGCAATGCGGCACAAAAAGTTGCATTTGGTACTTCGGGCCATCGTGGTAGTGCTGACAAGGTAACCTTTAACGAAAATCATATTTTAGCTATCGCGCAAGCGGTCGTTGAAGTTCGCGCGAGTCACGGAGTGACCGGGCCGTTATTCGTGGGTAAAGACACACACGCACTTTCTGAACCGGCATTTTCTACTGTGGTAGACGTGTTGGTGGCAAATGGTGTGCAGGTTATCTGTCAAGAGCATGAAGGCTATACCCCAACTCCGGGTATCTCCCATGCAATCCTGACTCATAACTTAGTCAACGATGCTAAAGCTGACGGCATCGTCATCACTCCTTCGCATAACCCGCCGCAAGATGGTGGCATCAAGTACAACCCAGTACATGGTGGCCCAGCGGAAGGTGAGTTGACTAAAGCAATTGAAGATCGCGCTAATGAAATCATTGCAGCGGGTCTAGTGGATGTAAAACGTGTAGGCATTGCGGATGCAAAAGCGAGCGAGTTGTTTGTTGAAAAAGATCTCGTAGCTCCTTATGTGGCTGATCTGGTCAACGTTGTTGACATGCAAGCGATTCAAAAAGCCAACTTAAAAATCGGTGTTGATCCACTAGGTGGTTCAGGCATTGATTACTGGCGTCAAATTCAAAAAGCGTACAACCTAGACCTTACTCTAGTGAGTGAAGCGATTGACCCTAGCTTCCAGTTCATGTCTTTAGATAAAGACGGTGTGGTACGTATGGATTGTTCTTCGCCTTACGCGATGGCAGGTCTACTGGCACTAAAAGACGATTACGACCTAGCATTTGGTAACGACCCTGACTATGACCGTCACGGCATTGTAACGCCAGCAGGTTTGATGAATCCAAACCATTTCCTAGCCGTGTGTATCGATTACCTATATCGTCACCGTGAAGGTTGGGGCGCAGAAGTTGCCGTGGGTAAAACACTGGTTTCTAGTGCTATTATCGATCGCGTTGTGGCTGATCTTGGTCGCGAGCTATGTGAAGTGCCTGTTGGCTTCAAATGGTTTGTAGACGGTCTGTACGAAGGCAAGTTTGGCTTCGGCGGTGAAGAGAGCGCAGGTGCGTCTTTCTTACGTAAAGACGGTACGCCTTGGGCAACGGATAAAGATGGCATCATCTTATGTTTGCTAGCGGCTGAAATTACCGCAGTAACGGGTAAAAACCCTCAGCAATACTACAACGAGTTAGCGGCGAAACACGGTGAGTCTAGCTACAACCGTATTCAAGCGGTAGCAAACGGCCCACAAAAAGACGTACTGACTAAGCTGTCTGCTGAAATGGTATCTGCGGATACTCTAGCGGGTGATGCGATTACCGCTCGTCTAACGCATGCTCCAGGCAATGGCGCTGCAATTGGTGGTCTGAAAGTGACTACTGCGAATGGTTGGTTTGCGGCTCGTCCATCTGGCACAGAAGAAATCTACAAGATTTACTGTGAGAGCTTCAAAGGTGCAGAGCATCTAAAACTGATTGAAACTGAAGCGCAAGAGATTGTGAATCAAGTATTCAAGGCGGCAGGTTTATAA
- a CDS encoding citrate synthase has translation MADKQATLTIEGQAPIELPIMKGTDGPDVIDVRTLGSQGYFTFDPGFLATASCESQITYIDGDAGILLHRGYPIDELANNADYLEVCYILLYGEAPTREKYDNFKKVVGRHTMVHEQIASFFHGFRRDAHPMAVMCGVVGALAAFYHDSLDINNDEHREIAAFRLLSKMPTLAAMCYKYSIGQPFIYPRNDLTYAENFLHMMFANPCEEYEVNPVVARAMDKIFTLHADHEQNASTSTVRLAGSSGANPFACIAAGIASLWGPAHGGANEACLHMLEEIGSVDKIEEYVARAKDKDDPFRLMGFGHRVYKNYDPRATVMREACHDVLKELNIKDPLLDVAMELERIALSDEYFVEKKLYPNVDFYSGIILKAIGIPVSMFTVIFAISRTVGWIAHWSEMHNDPNNRIGRPRQLYTGETKREFKPLHERE, from the coding sequence ATGGCAGATAAGCAAGCGACTCTGACTATTGAGGGTCAAGCGCCTATCGAGTTGCCGATTATGAAGGGAACAGATGGCCCAGACGTGATCGATGTTCGTACATTAGGAAGCCAAGGGTATTTCACCTTTGACCCTGGTTTTCTTGCCACCGCATCTTGTGAATCCCAAATCACCTACATTGATGGCGACGCTGGTATTTTATTACACCGTGGTTACCCAATCGATGAATTAGCAAACAACGCAGATTATTTAGAAGTTTGTTATATTTTGCTCTACGGAGAAGCACCCACTCGCGAAAAATACGATAACTTTAAGAAGGTTGTTGGACGCCATACTATGGTGCACGAACAAATCGCCAGCTTCTTCCATGGTTTCCGTCGCGATGCCCACCCGATGGCAGTAATGTGTGGGGTAGTTGGTGCTTTAGCGGCCTTCTATCATGATTCACTTGATATTAACAATGATGAACACCGTGAAATTGCGGCATTTAGACTACTATCCAAAATGCCAACTCTTGCGGCAATGTGTTACAAATACAGCATAGGTCAACCGTTTATTTACCCACGAAATGACCTTACTTATGCAGAAAACTTCTTACACATGATGTTTGCAAATCCATGTGAAGAATACGAAGTCAATCCTGTGGTTGCTCGCGCAATGGACAAGATTTTCACTCTGCACGCAGACCATGAACAAAATGCTTCGACATCAACAGTGCGTTTAGCGGGCTCTTCTGGCGCTAACCCATTTGCGTGTATTGCAGCAGGTATCGCCTCTCTTTGGGGACCAGCACACGGCGGCGCAAATGAAGCTTGTCTACATATGCTTGAGGAAATCGGTAGCGTAGATAAGATTGAAGAATATGTTGCACGAGCAAAAGACAAAGATGACCCATTCCGTTTGATGGGCTTTGGTCACCGCGTTTACAAGAACTACGATCCTCGCGCAACGGTAATGCGTGAAGCGTGTCATGACGTGCTTAAAGAGCTAAACATTAAAGATCCTCTGCTAGATGTTGCAATGGAACTGGAACGTATTGCCCTTTCTGACGAATATTTTGTTGAGAAGAAACTCTACCCGAACGTCGATTTCTACTCAGGCATTATTCTTAAAGCGATCGGTATTCCTGTGTCTATGTTTACCGTTATTTTTGCTATCTCACGAACTGTGGGTTGGATTGCGCATTGGAGTGAAATGCACAACGATCCTAACAACCGTATCGGTCGACCTCGTCAGCTGTACACAGGTGAAACTAAGCGTGAGTTTAAACCACTTCACGAACGTGAATAG
- the sdhC gene encoding succinate dehydrogenase cytochrome b556 subunit, whose protein sequence is MDKKKTRPVNLDLQTIHFPITAIASILHRVSGVITFVAVGILLWLLSISLSSPKGFMEAASYVDGFFVKFILWGILTALFYHIVGGIRHLCQDLGYFEELESGAKSAQISFIVTAVLAIIAGVIVW, encoded by the coding sequence GTGGACAAGAAAAAAACAAGACCCGTCAATTTGGATCTGCAAACGATTCATTTCCCAATCACTGCCATTGCTTCGATTCTGCACAGGGTATCTGGTGTTATTACCTTTGTCGCTGTAGGGATTTTGCTTTGGTTACTTTCTATTTCTCTGTCATCACCAAAAGGATTTATGGAGGCGGCCAGCTACGTGGATGGTTTCTTCGTTAAATTTATTTTGTGGGGAATACTGACTGCGCTTTTTTATCATATCGTGGGCGGTATTCGACATCTTTGCCAAGACCTAGGTTACTTTGAAGAACTAGAGAGCGGCGCAAAAAGTGCGCAAATCTCCTTTATTGTGACAGCTGTACTAGCAATCATTGCGGGGGTAATTGTATGGTAA
- the seqA gene encoding replication initiation negative regulator SeqA, with the protein MKTIEVDEELYRFIASRTQRIGESASDILRRLLDVNGAVEQEVEATPEVTEVEPKGPATPITVGKPTQSIDPIKQIRSELISDEFASLDKAIDRFMFMLSALHRIDKDGFAEATQVKGRKRVYFADNEAVLLASGTTTKPRAIPGSPFWVITNNNTSRKRQMVEQLMVRMSFPAELIERVTRSI; encoded by the coding sequence ATGAAAACCATCGAAGTTGACGAAGAACTGTATAGATTTATCGCGAGCCGAACCCAACGTATTGGAGAGAGTGCATCCGATATTCTACGACGTTTACTCGATGTGAATGGTGCTGTAGAACAAGAAGTCGAGGCCACTCCAGAAGTGACTGAAGTGGAACCTAAAGGCCCTGCAACACCGATCACCGTTGGTAAACCGACACAGTCGATTGATCCTATCAAGCAAATCCGTAGCGAGTTGATTTCAGATGAATTTGCCTCTCTTGATAAGGCGATTGATAGATTTATGTTTATGCTGTCTGCGCTTCATAGAATTGATAAAGACGGATTCGCCGAAGCGACCCAAGTAAAAGGGCGCAAGCGAGTCTACTTTGCGGACAACGAAGCGGTACTCTTGGCAAGTGGCACTACGACCAAACCAAGAGCCATTCCCGGATCACCGTTTTGGGTGATCACCAATAACAATACCAGCCGTAAACGTCAGATGGTTGAACAGTTAATGGTGCGAATGTCCTTCCCCGCCGAATTAATTGAACGTGTCACACGTTCGATATAA
- a CDS encoding DUF2788 domain-containing protein → MLYDYINQIESIGLDLLFASVFLLIGLAIKDVLKQGNVPPFGRRIVWLVLFLGCAGFVTKGVIQLSWEGSGL, encoded by the coding sequence ATGCTGTACGATTACATTAATCAAATTGAATCCATCGGGCTCGATTTGCTGTTTGCTTCCGTATTTTTACTCATCGGGTTAGCAATCAAAGATGTTCTAAAGCAGGGCAATGTTCCTCCATTTGGGCGTCGTATCGTATGGTTAGTGCTGTTTCTAGGTTGTGCCGGCTTTGTCACTAAGGGGGTTATACAACTCTCTTGGGAAGGCTCGGGTTTATAA
- a CDS encoding alpha/beta fold hydrolase, whose amino-acid sequence MSSQLHYKIQGNGKPMLLIHGLFGSLDNLGLLARDLSQDHQVISVDLRNHGRSPHYPEHTYTSQAADILSLIDELELTYVTLVGHSMGGKVAMKLASLRPELIKQLIVLDMAPVAYHVDRHSNVFAGIQEVAKQKPKLRSEAMSLLAQHIEMEGVSQFLSKSLYKEGDTLSWRFNYIALQNQYQQIMTWETLAPNPVATLFMKGANSDYIQAEHQSSIMQQFPNAKAHIIANTGHWLHAEKPDMVLRVIRKFITQN is encoded by the coding sequence ATGTCGAGCCAGCTGCACTATAAAATCCAAGGTAACGGTAAACCTATGCTTCTCATTCATGGTTTATTTGGCAGTTTAGATAACCTTGGGTTGCTTGCGCGCGATCTCAGTCAAGATCATCAAGTGATCAGTGTCGACCTGCGAAACCATGGACGATCTCCTCATTATCCAGAGCATACTTATACCTCACAAGCGGCCGATATTCTCTCTCTTATTGACGAACTTGAGCTTACCTACGTCACGCTAGTTGGGCACTCCATGGGCGGCAAAGTCGCGATGAAGTTAGCCTCACTAAGGCCTGAGCTCATTAAGCAATTGATCGTATTAGACATGGCTCCTGTGGCTTACCATGTTGACCGTCACAGCAATGTATTTGCTGGTATTCAAGAAGTGGCAAAACAGAAACCTAAACTCCGCTCAGAAGCGATGTCACTGCTGGCGCAACATATAGAGATGGAAGGCGTGAGTCAGTTTTTAAGTAAGTCTCTTTATAAAGAGGGAGACACATTAAGCTGGCGTTTCAATTACATCGCCTTACAAAATCAATACCAGCAAATCATGACTTGGGAAACTCTAGCGCCAAATCCCGTCGCTACCCTATTTATGAAAGGCGCCAATTCTGACTACATTCAAGCCGAACATCAAAGTAGTATTATGCAGCAATTCCCCAATGCTAAAGCGCACATCATCGCCAATACTGGGCACTGGTTGCACGCAGAAAAACCTGACATGGTATTGAGAGTGATTCGCAAGTTTATTACACAAAATTGA
- the fldA gene encoding flavodoxin FldA: MASVGLFFGSDTGNTEAVAKMIQKQLGKQLVHVQDIAKSSKEDIDNFDLLLLGIPTWYYGESQCDWDDFFPELEAIDFSTKLVAIFGCGDQEDYAEYFCDAMGTVRDIVEAKGGTIVGYWPTEGYEFEASKALVDDDNFIGLCIDEDRQPELTEERVKTWVEQIHSEMCLAELED; the protein is encoded by the coding sequence ATGGCAAGTGTAGGTCTCTTCTTCGGCAGTGATACTGGTAATACAGAAGCTGTTGCAAAGATGATTCAAAAACAACTAGGTAAACAACTGGTTCATGTTCAAGATATAGCGAAAAGTAGTAAAGAAGACATTGATAACTTCGATCTGCTACTACTCGGTATCCCTACTTGGTATTACGGTGAGTCTCAATGTGATTGGGATGACTTTTTCCCAGAACTAGAAGCAATTGATTTCAGCACTAAACTTGTGGCTATTTTCGGTTGTGGTGACCAAGAGGATTACGCTGAGTACTTCTGTGATGCGATGGGCACTGTTCGCGATATCGTAGAAGCGAAAGGCGGCACTATTGTCGGTTACTGGCCTACCGAAGGCTACGAGTTTGAAGCCTCTAAAGCATTGGTTGATGATGATAACTTCATCGGCTTGTGTATTGACGAAGATCGTCAACCTGAATTAACCGAAGAGCGCGTTAAAACTTGGGTTGAGCAGATTCATTCTGAGATGTGTCTTGCCGAACTAGAAGACTAA
- the fur gene encoding ferric iron uptake transcriptional regulator, protein MPDNNKALKEAGLKVTLPRLKILELLQQPGCQHISAEELYKKLIDIGEEIGLATVYRVLNQFDDAGIVTRHHFEGGKSVFELATQHHHDHLVCLDCGAVIEFNDEVIEQRQHEIAKKYNINLTNHSLYLYGRCASGDCKTDPNAHN, encoded by the coding sequence ATGCCAGATAACAACAAAGCCCTAAAAGAAGCTGGATTAAAAGTCACTTTACCCCGCTTAAAAATTTTAGAGCTCCTGCAACAACCGGGTTGTCAGCACATCAGTGCAGAAGAGCTGTATAAAAAACTTATCGATATCGGTGAGGAAATTGGGCTAGCAACCGTTTACCGAGTATTAAACCAATTTGATGACGCAGGTATTGTGACTCGCCATCATTTTGAAGGCGGAAAATCTGTATTTGAGCTTGCGACTCAACACCACCATGACCACCTTGTTTGTCTTGACTGTGGTGCGGTTATCGAGTTTAACGACGAAGTTATTGAACAGCGTCAGCATGAAATTGCTAAAAAATACAACATCAACCTAACCAATCATAGCTTATACTTATACGGTCGCTGTGCTTCAGGTGATTGCAAGACAGATCCTAACGCACACAATTAA
- a CDS encoding type II secretion system protein yields MSFSKNGFTLIELAVVIVILAVLTVIAAPRFLNLNADARESMLRGVAAEMQQAINFGHQKWAIEGRANQPQVDLPNYANGEVDFNDVGFPIGTTKQAVFRAPYNIGSGEVACSLLFDAILVTSLTATRNYNQADNFDFVARRTSTDLTGENAGPYQTKCHYIYTKDGFDRDPEVATHVIWYNSRTGNVYYVNNG; encoded by the coding sequence ATGTCATTCAGCAAAAATGGATTTACGCTGATTGAGCTAGCCGTCGTTATTGTTATTCTTGCGGTGCTGACTGTTATAGCAGCGCCGCGATTTCTCAATCTCAATGCTGATGCTAGAGAATCAATGCTACGTGGTGTTGCTGCTGAGATGCAACAAGCCATCAATTTCGGACACCAAAAGTGGGCGATTGAAGGTAGAGCTAATCAACCACAAGTTGATCTTCCAAACTACGCTAATGGCGAGGTGGATTTCAATGATGTGGGCTTTCCTATTGGTACTACCAAACAGGCAGTATTTAGAGCACCTTATAACATAGGTAGTGGCGAAGTAGCATGTTCACTATTGTTTGATGCCATTCTGGTCACCTCCCTCACCGCTACCCGAAACTATAATCAGGCCGATAACTTTGACTTTGTTGCCCGCCGAACCAGTACCGATCTCACCGGTGAAAATGCCGGCCCCTATCAAACTAAATGTCATTACATTTATACCAAAGATGGTTTTGATAGAGATCCTGAAGTTGCCACGCATGTAATTTGGTATAACTCTCGCACTGGCAATGTGTATTACGTGAACAACGGATAA
- a CDS encoding AbrB family transcriptional regulator translates to MFSFRALFVYSACLLAGVLFDSVHIPAATLLGPMLAAIVFSFYKCSVKTPKSAIYLIQSVIGLMAGRVLDLSILKPFLSIWWIFVGVALVVLLACQIMGYSLAKLRILPGSTAIWGCAPGGASAMVVMAESYGNDPSLVAFMQYLRVVMVSLLAATVAHFLAIDAAQSTQLHIQHWLDPHPLLAVLETLFIIVATSYLGVKSRLPAGCFLVSIFASAFCVNSGVAVLEVPEWVLDIAYLVLGVSIGMRFSPQIVKQALFALPKILLSILGLISLCGLVAMLLVLVFHVSPLTAYLATTPGGLDAVTAIALSSHTQVNLGFVMSMQIVRLLMVVLLAPHMAQFASKRFMRVSQA, encoded by the coding sequence ATGTTTTCATTTCGAGCTTTATTTGTGTATAGCGCATGCTTATTAGCGGGTGTCTTGTTTGATAGCGTGCATATCCCTGCCGCAACCTTACTTGGGCCTATGTTAGCCGCTATTGTGTTTAGCTTTTATAAATGCTCAGTGAAAACGCCAAAATCGGCTATTTACCTGATTCAATCTGTGATTGGATTGATGGCAGGACGGGTGCTGGATTTAAGTATCTTAAAACCGTTTTTGTCCATCTGGTGGATCTTTGTTGGGGTGGCGCTGGTGGTGCTATTAGCCTGTCAGATAATGGGCTATAGCCTTGCTAAGTTGCGCATTTTGCCGGGCAGCACCGCGATATGGGGTTGTGCACCGGGCGGTGCATCCGCCATGGTAGTGATGGCGGAGTCTTATGGTAATGACCCTAGCTTAGTGGCATTCATGCAGTATCTGCGTGTGGTTATGGTTAGCTTACTGGCCGCTACCGTTGCGCATTTCCTAGCGATTGACGCCGCTCAATCCACGCAATTACATATACAGCACTGGCTAGATCCACATCCATTGCTGGCTGTACTAGAAACGCTGTTTATTATTGTGGCGACCTCTTATCTAGGGGTGAAATCACGCTTGCCTGCCGGCTGTTTTCTGGTGTCTATATTTGCCAGTGCCTTTTGTGTTAACTCCGGCGTTGCAGTACTTGAAGTGCCTGAATGGGTACTGGATATCGCGTATTTAGTGCTTGGCGTGAGTATCGGCATGAGATTTAGCCCACAGATAGTAAAACAAGCCTTGTTTGCGCTACCTAAAATTCTATTGTCTATTCTGGGGCTTATTTCATTGTGTGGTTTGGTAGCTATGCTGTTGGTGCTGGTGTTTCATGTGAGCCCTTTAACCGCTTATTTGGCGACGACTCCCGGAGGGTTAGATGCGGTTACTGCGATAGCATTGTCAAGCCACACCCAAGTTAATCTAGGCTTTGTAATGAGTATGCAGATTGTACGTTTATTGATGGTGGTGTTGTTAGCTCCGCACATGGCGCAATTTGCTTCTAAGCGGTTTATGCGTGTTAGCCAAGCTTGA
- a CDS encoding DUF1853 family protein yields the protein MPNYTVNASILTQFAQWIATTAPLFREDEIIVQQLPFRNTDEVQFTDYYKNSRLGFIYQHLCQELFVQCSDLAVEQTELQLNDAGRTIGELDFILRQPHQNTAQHWEVAIKFYLLHQDKWYGPNARDRLDKKLRHMLTHQLQHTHMPYFVEQYPQWQYLSQHLLMQGRLYINPFQQQTIPSHCEDKEINPSQINGFWCYQKQFAQIDEPLYQLDKARWAIGKNPSSPRVTEASQGILHCQSESGRFWFVVPNDWPNNC from the coding sequence ATGCCTAACTATACGGTCAATGCTTCAATTTTAACTCAATTTGCCCAGTGGATTGCAACAACTGCGCCGCTATTTCGAGAAGATGAGATCATTGTGCAGCAATTGCCCTTTCGTAATACAGACGAGGTACAGTTTACTGACTACTACAAAAACTCACGGCTTGGCTTTATTTATCAACACCTTTGTCAGGAACTGTTTGTGCAATGCTCTGACTTAGCTGTTGAACAAACTGAATTGCAGCTAAATGATGCTGGGCGAACCATAGGCGAACTGGATTTTATTTTGCGCCAACCACACCAAAATACGGCACAGCACTGGGAAGTAGCGATTAAGTTTTACTTGTTGCATCAAGATAAGTGGTACGGGCCTAATGCGAGAGACCGCTTAGATAAAAAGTTGCGTCATATGTTGACTCACCAGTTGCAACATACGCATATGCCGTACTTTGTAGAGCAATACCCGCAATGGCAATATCTGTCGCAGCACCTGTTAATGCAAGGCCGTTTGTATATTAACCCTTTCCAGCAACAGACCATTCCTAGCCATTGTGAAGACAAAGAGATAAACCCAAGTCAAATTAATGGTTTTTGGTGCTATCAAAAGCAGTTTGCACAAATTGATGAACCGCTCTATCAACTGGACAAAGCACGTTGGGCTATCGGCAAAAACCCATCGTCACCTCGGGTAACAGAAGCGTCACAAGGCATTTTACATTGTCAAAGTGAATCAGGTCGATTTTGGTTTGTAGTGCCAAACGATTGGCCGAATAACTGCTAG
- a CDS encoding Nif3-like dinuclear metal center hexameric protein — protein sequence MNNLKLQTLLNDKLSALQIKDYAPNGLQVEGTENIKKIVTGVTASQALIDEAIRLKADALLVHHGYFWKGEPEPIVGMKGRRIRALIKNDINLYGYHLPLDIHPELGNNAKLAELLDIEIEGGLEGHAQSIALYGRLASPVTGAEFAQRIAQVLNRESLHIAPDFADKMIESVGWCTGGGQDYIQLAADHQLDAFISGEISERTTFVAREQGIHYFSAGHHATERYGIKALGEWLAQEHGFEVTFVDINNPV from the coding sequence ATGAACAATTTAAAATTGCAAACGCTGCTAAACGACAAACTCAGCGCCTTACAGATCAAAGATTACGCACCGAATGGATTGCAAGTAGAGGGTACTGAAAATATCAAAAAAATAGTCACTGGAGTGACTGCATCCCAAGCGTTAATTGATGAAGCTATTCGACTCAAAGCGGATGCATTACTGGTACATCATGGCTATTTTTGGAAAGGTGAGCCTGAGCCGATAGTGGGCATGAAAGGGCGTCGTATTCGTGCGCTGATCAAAAATGATATTAACCTGTATGGTTACCACTTACCTTTAGATATTCATCCTGAGCTAGGCAATAACGCAAAATTAGCCGAGCTGTTGGATATTGAGATTGAGGGTGGTCTTGAGGGGCATGCCCAATCTATTGCGCTGTATGGACGTTTAGCGTCGCCTGTCACAGGGGCGGAGTTTGCGCAGCGCATTGCACAAGTGCTTAATCGTGAATCTTTGCATATCGCGCCTGACTTTGCCGATAAAATGATTGAAAGCGTAGGCTGGTGTACCGGTGGCGGTCAGGATTACATTCAACTTGCCGCAGACCATCAATTGGATGCGTTTATCTCGGGCGAAATTTCAGAGCGTACGACATTTGTGGCGCGTGAACAGGGCATTCATTATTTTTCGGCGGGGCATCATGCCACTGAGCGATACGGCATCAAAGCGTTAGGTGAGTGGTTGGCGCAAGAGCACGGCTTTGAGGTGACGTTTGTCGATATTAATAACCCAGTATAA